The region AAATTGACGTGTGTTTAGCCCGCAACACCGCGGTTTGCTGCGGTTTGCAGCCGTCGATTGGCTTTGTCGCCGAGGTTCGTTCCCCTCTCGCCATGACTGCTTCCAACGCTTCCCTCGATTCCCTCACGCTCGCACGCCCGGACGATTGGCACCTGCACGTCCGCGACGGCGAGATGCTTGCCGCCGTGCTGCCGGACACCGCGCGCCAGTTCGGCCGCGCGATCATCATGCCGAACCTGAAACCGCCGGTCACCACCACCGCGATGGCGCAGGCGTACCGCGAGCGCGTCGTCGCCGCGATTCCGGCCGGCGTGAAGTTCGAACCGCTGATGACGCTGTATCTCACCGACAACACGCCGCCTGACGAAATCCGCCGCGCACGCGAAAGCGGCTTCGTGCATGGCATAAAGCTGTACCCCGCGGGCGCGACGACCAATTCGGACGCGGGCGTCACCGACATCATGAAGTGCGCGAAAACGCTCGAAGCGATGCAGGAAACCGGCATGCCGCTGCTGGTGCACGGCGAAGTGACGGATTCGTCGATCGATCTGTTCGACCGCGAGAAAGTGTTTATCGATCGTGTGATGACGCCGCTGCGCCGCGAGTTTCCAGCCCTGAAAGTGGTGTTCGAGCACATCACCACGAAAGACGCAGTCGACTACATCCGTGAGGCCGGCGTGGCTCCGGGGCTGCTGGGCGCGACGATCACCGCGCACCATCTGCTGTACAACCGCAATGCGATCTTCCAGGGCGGCATCCGCCCGCATTACTACTGTCTGCCGGTGCTCAAGCGCGAGACGCATCGCGTGGCGCTGGTCGAGGCGGCGACCTCGGGCAATCCGCGTTTCTTCCTCGGCACGGATAGCGCGCCGCATCCGAAGGGTTTGAAGGAGCACGCGTGCGGCTGCGCGGGCTGCTACACGGCGCTGCACGCGCTCGAACTGTATGCGGAAGCGTTCGACAAAGCGGGTGCGCTGGATAAGCTCGAAGGCTTTGCGAGCTTCTTCGGGGCGGATTTCTACGGCCTGCCGCGCAGCGCGGAAAAGGTCACGTTGCGTCGCGAGGAATGGACGCTGCCCGCCGAGTTGCCGGTCGGCGATACGCCGGTCGTGCCGTTGCGTGGCGGTGAGTCGATTGGTTGGCGGCTGGTCTGAGCTTGGACCAGATGCAGGTGATGCAGGTGCAGGAGGCGGCGCGCGTGGGTTTCGCCGATATTGACTGGTCGAAGCCGTGGTTCGCGCAGTTTGCCGTGCGCGGCGCCCGCTGGCAGGAGGCCGCGCTGACGAGCTACGCGGCTTTGCTCGATGAAATGAACGCGGATGCTGGCGCGATGCAGCAGCGCACC is a window of Paraburkholderia sp. IMGN_8 DNA encoding:
- the pyrC gene encoding dihydroorotase, yielding MTASNASLDSLTLARPDDWHLHVRDGEMLAAVLPDTARQFGRAIIMPNLKPPVTTTAMAQAYRERVVAAIPAGVKFEPLMTLYLTDNTPPDEIRRARESGFVHGIKLYPAGATTNSDAGVTDIMKCAKTLEAMQETGMPLLVHGEVTDSSIDLFDREKVFIDRVMTPLRREFPALKVVFEHITTKDAVDYIREAGVAPGLLGATITAHHLLYNRNAIFQGGIRPHYYCLPVLKRETHRVALVEAATSGNPRFFLGTDSAPHPKGLKEHACGCAGCYTALHALELYAEAFDKAGALDKLEGFASFFGADFYGLPRSAEKVTLRREEWTLPAELPVGDTPVVPLRGGESIGWRLV